From Ignavibacteriales bacterium, one genomic window encodes:
- a CDS encoding GNAT family protein → MDIKPVVLEGTYVRLEPLTLEHVPRLSEVGLDPDLWRWTPFLYSTPSDMRGYVQIALRAEEQGTALPFAMVDRSCGLVMGSTRFGSIDAANLGVEIGWTWIAQRWQRTPINTEAKHLMLRHAFEKFGCMRVQFKTDSLNTRSRAALVRIGAREEGVFRNHMITYSGRIRHTVYFSIIKSEWPLVKAQLEDKLQRPFHPEI, encoded by the coding sequence ATGGATATCAAACCGGTTGTACTTGAAGGAACATACGTCCGCCTCGAACCGTTGACGCTGGAACACGTCCCGCGTCTCAGCGAGGTGGGACTTGATCCTGACCTCTGGCGCTGGACTCCATTTCTTTACAGCACGCCGTCTGACATGCGCGGTTACGTTCAGATTGCCCTGCGGGCAGAGGAACAGGGAACCGCCCTTCCTTTCGCCATGGTGGATCGCTCTTGCGGCCTCGTCATGGGCAGCACCCGCTTCGGCAGTATCGACGCTGCGAACTTGGGAGTTGAGATCGGCTGGACCTGGATAGCGCAGAGGTGGCAGAGAACGCCGATCAACACGGAGGCAAAGCACCTGATGCTCAGGCATGCTTTTGAGAAGTTCGGATGCATGAGAGTTCAATTCAAGACAGACTCTCTGAACACCCGGTCGCGTGCTGCACTGGTGCGCATCGGAGCTCGTGAAGAGGGGGTGTTCCGGAACCATATGATCACGTATTCAGGACGGATCCGCCACACGGTGTACTTCAGCATCATCAAATCCGAATGGCCGCTTGTCAAGGCTCAGCTCGAGGACAAACTGCAACGACCTTTTCACCCCGAAATCTGA
- a CDS encoding M20/M25/M40 family metallo-hydrolase, giving the protein MKPILGSALFIAAIALIVLVALYQTRPPEALPESADSTLFSSERAMKHLGVIAAEPHVSGTPAAARVREYLCNQLSALGLAPVVQKTTITSFTQAAVVENVIATIRGTDNTKAVLLAGHYDTVFLAPGANDDGYSLAAILETVRALKSRPPLRNDLIILFTDGEEMGMLGAKAFVRQSPMADKVGFAMNFEARGSGGPSIMFETNDQNGWVVREFDRAVPRKFATSLTYALYKRLPLNTDFSVFKEKASSGLNFAHGNSVIDYHSVRDDVAHMDLRTMQHHGENMLSSALRFGNLDLSVTTAPDVVYFSFLFPSMVIYPVSWNTPIVVVATLAFVFVVFVGFRKHQLTVSRLFIALSIFVFRVVVAAGVVQVLWNVLGPLQPEHRLFFLDAIHHSDLYLGGFLALGIAISVSFQHKLAGRFGVFNLAIGPVGLWLILAWLAVFYLPGGSYIVLVPLVLTLVCAGLILMSRDVDIFTWRSLTLMVLCLTPGIFLFTQVMYILYELVTLSVAAGLVGLIVILFGTLQLSLALLPRRSDELIAGAGVVAAVSFIALALFSITPSERFPQPNSILYAYDADNGSARWISWETNVDTWTGQFFSDARQARSLPEFLPFAWRPLLTDTARVIRCEVPDIRLLSDETVDSARTLKLRVQSSSDAQMMLLNTDKSEGIYRIRMNGQPMGQESSGGIPRWPILCFGMSSAAAEMEVTLAKGRPFRLRAIQIVRGMPEAVMSTFKPRPAWMIPRPTVLVTDATVAGKTFVF; this is encoded by the coding sequence TTGAAACCCATCCTGGGCTCTGCTCTCTTCATAGCCGCGATAGCGCTCATAGTCCTTGTGGCGCTTTACCAAACCCGACCGCCGGAAGCGCTTCCGGAATCTGCAGACTCAACCCTCTTCTCCTCAGAACGCGCAATGAAGCACTTGGGCGTGATTGCCGCCGAGCCCCATGTCAGCGGGACGCCGGCCGCAGCGCGCGTTCGGGAATATCTCTGCAATCAATTGTCCGCATTGGGACTCGCTCCGGTCGTTCAGAAGACGACGATCACGAGCTTCACTCAAGCGGCCGTCGTTGAGAATGTCATCGCCACCATCAGGGGAACCGACAACACGAAGGCTGTTCTCCTGGCTGGGCACTATGACACGGTGTTTCTTGCTCCCGGGGCAAACGATGACGGCTATTCTCTCGCGGCGATCCTCGAGACGGTGCGGGCGCTCAAGTCCCGCCCGCCGCTCAGGAACGATCTCATCATCCTTTTCACTGACGGCGAGGAAATGGGAATGCTCGGGGCGAAGGCGTTTGTTCGCCAGTCCCCAATGGCTGACAAGGTTGGCTTTGCTATGAATTTTGAAGCGAGAGGGTCGGGCGGGCCGTCGATCATGTTTGAAACGAACGACCAGAATGGGTGGGTCGTGCGGGAGTTCGACCGAGCAGTCCCCAGGAAGTTTGCCACTTCCTTAACGTATGCGCTCTATAAGCGCTTGCCGCTCAACACGGATTTCTCGGTCTTCAAGGAAAAAGCGTCGAGCGGTTTGAATTTTGCCCACGGCAATTCTGTAATCGACTACCACAGCGTTCGTGACGATGTCGCCCATATGGATCTCCGCACGATGCAACATCACGGAGAGAACATGCTGAGTTCAGCGTTACGATTCGGCAATCTCGATCTCAGTGTGACAACGGCGCCGGACGTTGTCTACTTTTCTTTCCTCTTTCCAAGCATGGTGATCTACCCGGTGTCTTGGAACACGCCGATCGTTGTCGTTGCCACGCTCGCGTTCGTCTTCGTGGTGTTCGTCGGATTCAGGAAACACCAGCTCACCGTCTCCCGCTTGTTCATTGCGCTTTCGATCTTTGTCTTCCGCGTTGTTGTGGCTGCGGGCGTAGTTCAGGTTCTGTGGAATGTGCTTGGCCCGCTCCAACCGGAGCACAGGCTTTTCTTTCTGGACGCGATTCATCACAGTGATCTCTATTTAGGTGGATTTCTTGCGCTCGGCATCGCCATATCCGTGTCCTTCCAACACAAACTTGCCGGGAGATTCGGCGTTTTCAATCTGGCAATCGGTCCGGTCGGCCTATGGCTCATCCTTGCGTGGCTCGCTGTGTTCTATTTGCCCGGCGGCAGCTATATTGTTCTCGTACCGTTGGTGCTGACGCTCGTCTGCGCTGGACTTATTCTTATGAGCAGGGATGTGGACATTTTCACATGGAGAAGCCTCACACTCATGGTATTGTGCCTCACGCCGGGTATCTTCCTCTTCACGCAGGTGATGTACATCCTGTATGAACTCGTGACTCTTTCTGTTGCCGCCGGCTTAGTCGGACTCATTGTGATTCTCTTTGGCACGCTCCAATTGTCGTTGGCTCTGCTTCCTCGCAGGAGCGATGAGCTCATTGCCGGTGCAGGAGTTGTAGCTGCAGTGAGTTTCATAGCCCTTGCCTTGTTTTCAATCACGCCAAGCGAACGTTTTCCACAACCCAATAGTATTCTGTACGCCTACGACGCAGATAATGGAAGCGCACGCTGGATTTCGTGGGAAACGAACGTAGACACGTGGACCGGTCAGTTCTTCTCCGACGCGCGACAGGCCAGATCGTTGCCGGAATTCTTACCATTCGCATGGAGACCCCTCCTCACCGACACTGCGCGTGTCATACGCTGTGAAGTTCCTGACATCAGGCTCTTGAGCGATGAAACAGTTGACTCCGCCCGAACGCTGAAGCTGAGAGTGCAATCATCGTCAGATGCTCAGATGATGCTCTTGAATACCGACAAGTCAGAGGGAATCTACCGAATTCGCATGAACGGGCAACCGATGGGGCAAGAATCGAGCGGGGGAATCCCCCGATGGCCGATTCTCTGCTTCGGGATGTCTTCGGCTGCAGCTGAGATGGAAGTGACGCTAGCAAAAGGACGTCCGTTTCGGCTGCGGGCAATTCAAATCGTACGTGGCATGCCGGAAGCAGTCATGAGCACGTTCAAACCAAGGCCGGCATGGATGATTCCACGTCCGACAGTCCTCGTGACCGATGCCACAGTAGCGGGGAAGACGTTTGTTTTCTAA
- a CDS encoding MBL fold metallo-hydrolase — MRFRPAITLCLMFLVFGLNGCSSYITRIVSQSIESIGDPIPAPGHMIASPVLPNANLAVSWAGHATVLIQIHDKIIVTDPFLTNTLGMVVKRYVKTALDPAILTKVDATVVSHIHFDHFSYGSLDMLPKNGILAVPLGAAEYTPDFGFEEVAELKPWQMIERDGLRITAVPVQHFTGRYGFDGAWLGTLGYTGYVIQYKEFSVFFAGDTGYNPEIFKEIGRRFTIDLAIVPIAPGSSGGMGSRVHVNPLGALQIFKDVGAKYMMPMHFGTMFYGPTTNPNEPIDLLRQAAANQNLSDRIIALEVGEQRVLY, encoded by the coding sequence ATGAGATTTCGACCCGCAATCACTCTCTGTCTCATGTTTCTGGTGTTTGGGCTCAACGGCTGCAGTTCGTACATCACACGCATCGTCTCACAGTCCATTGAATCGATTGGTGATCCGATTCCTGCTCCCGGGCACATGATCGCGTCGCCGGTTCTGCCCAACGCCAACCTCGCAGTTTCGTGGGCCGGTCACGCAACCGTGCTCATCCAGATTCACGACAAGATCATTGTCACAGATCCGTTTCTCACCAACACACTCGGGATGGTCGTCAAACGCTATGTCAAGACGGCCCTCGATCCCGCCATCCTGACGAAGGTCGATGCGACGGTCGTCTCTCACATTCATTTCGATCATTTCAGCTACGGCAGCCTGGATATGTTGCCGAAGAATGGCATACTCGCGGTCCCGCTGGGAGCGGCCGAGTACACTCCGGATTTCGGATTCGAAGAGGTGGCCGAGCTAAAGCCGTGGCAGATGATTGAGAGAGATGGACTCAGGATCACCGCAGTGCCCGTACAGCATTTCACAGGACGGTACGGATTTGACGGGGCGTGGCTGGGGACGCTTGGGTATACCGGCTATGTCATCCAATACAAAGAATTCTCGGTCTTCTTCGCGGGAGACACAGGCTACAATCCTGAGATCTTCAAAGAAATCGGCAGACGGTTCACTATTGATCTGGCCATAGTTCCTATCGCCCCGGGTTCTTCGGGAGGCATGGGATCGCGCGTGCACGTAAATCCTCTCGGAGCACTTCAGATTTTCAAAGATGTCGGGGCCAAGTACATGATGCCCATGCATTTCGGCACGATGTTTTATGGTCCAACTACCAATCCAAACGAACCGATCGATTTGCTCCGCCAGGCGGCAGCAAACCAGAATCTCTCGGACAGAATCATTGCTTTGGAAGTGGGCGAACAACGCGTATTGTATTGA
- a CDS encoding XcyI family restriction endonuclease: MIDEGVWNYIANKLKYDPKLVFCHPQVLIENPFTSFYYRGLCGLSIKAAKDYFGAVDSLESESTRTKLGDGKAKIMAQTYNAFICSIVKNSTDWTLEDGKRTIIATLGITLDGVMRNKVGEIAEDRIKHLLVEWLIEKALIVKPKIGKRLTKIANEYTLSHDITMRFASEPDVSFLTEDTLLAVIEIKGGIDPAGALERYGAARKSFEHAMSVSPKCKNFYLGGVFTTELNRRMSSDRLVEKSFNIIDILQQSHSRDEFFLELFHHTLRLL; the protein is encoded by the coding sequence ATGATCGATGAAGGGGTTTGGAATTACATTGCGAATAAACTGAAGTATGATCCAAAACTGGTCTTCTGCCATCCTCAGGTTCTGATTGAAAATCCATTCACAAGTTTCTACTATCGTGGCTTGTGTGGTCTTTCCATAAAGGCCGCCAAAGACTATTTTGGTGCTGTGGATAGCTTGGAGAGTGAGTCGACGCGGACGAAGCTCGGTGATGGAAAAGCCAAAATCATGGCCCAAACATACAATGCTTTCATATGTTCCATCGTCAAGAACTCAACAGACTGGACCCTGGAAGATGGGAAACGGACAATAATAGCGACCCTTGGGATAACACTCGATGGCGTAATGCGCAATAAGGTGGGGGAGATAGCGGAAGATAGGATAAAACACCTCTTAGTCGAATGGCTAATTGAAAAGGCCCTGATCGTTAAACCAAAAATCGGCAAGAGACTCACAAAAATCGCGAATGAGTACACCCTCTCACATGATATTACAATGCGATTCGCGTCCGAGCCGGATGTATCATTCCTAACTGAAGACACTTTGCTCGCTGTTATTGAAATCAAGGGAGGAATCGATCCAGCAGGCGCGTTGGAACGTTACGGGGCGGCTCGAAAATCCTTCGAGCATGCCATGAGTGTCAGTCCCAAATGCAAGAATTTCTACCTTGGCGGGGTTTTCACGACTGAGCTGAATCGAAGAATGAGCAGTGATCGGCTTGTTGAAAAGTCTTTCAACATCATCGATATTCTGCAACAATCTCATTCACGCGATGAGTTTTTCCTTGAATTGTTCCATCATACTCTGCGCTTACTATAA
- a CDS encoding M14 family metallopeptidase yields MRRIKFSFLALIAVLVSVSQAQNGASFTVGTATAARGQTATGVLEVPRGIDTSTSIPVAVVHGSRPGPVLALVAGAHGTEYTSIIALEKLITMLNPSEIAGTVIIVPLVNIQSFERKVPHINPIDGISMNRMYPGRPNGTQTERVSYFITKHVVDRCDHLIDLHGGDLDESLRPYSYWTKTGNEAQDGISREMVLAFGLDHIIISADRPKDPNASRYLENTATTRGKPSITVEAGYAGTVEPDDLQALMSGCLNVMRYLKMLPGTARPVSHPVWIERVASIASEQTGMFYPLVRKGTYVERGMKVGYVTDYVGKTTYEATSPVAGIVLYICAVPSMKKGETIANVGVIAAPESVK; encoded by the coding sequence ATGCGACGAATCAAGTTCTCCTTCCTGGCTTTGATTGCAGTTCTCGTATCGGTTTCACAAGCACAGAATGGCGCGTCCTTTACCGTTGGTACGGCGACGGCGGCTCGTGGTCAGACTGCCACGGGGGTACTCGAAGTTCCGCGGGGAATTGACACATCAACAAGCATCCCTGTCGCGGTTGTGCACGGTTCGCGCCCAGGTCCTGTCCTCGCTCTCGTCGCGGGGGCACACGGAACAGAGTATACATCGATCATTGCGCTCGAAAAGTTGATCACGATGCTCAATCCTTCGGAGATCGCCGGCACGGTGATCATCGTGCCGCTCGTAAATATTCAATCGTTCGAGCGAAAGGTGCCACACATTAATCCTATTGACGGGATCAGCATGAACCGGATGTATCCGGGCAGGCCCAATGGCACGCAGACCGAACGGGTTTCCTATTTCATTACGAAGCACGTTGTCGACCGGTGCGATCATCTCATCGACCTCCATGGCGGTGACCTTGACGAAAGCCTGCGCCCCTACAGCTACTGGACGAAAACCGGGAACGAGGCACAGGACGGGATATCGCGCGAGATGGTTCTGGCCTTTGGCCTCGATCACATCATCATATCAGCCGATAGACCGAAGGATCCCAACGCTTCGCGCTATCTCGAAAACACGGCAACAACCCGTGGTAAACCATCGATCACCGTTGAGGCAGGATACGCGGGAACCGTCGAGCCGGACGATCTCCAGGCACTCATGAGCGGTTGCCTCAATGTCATGCGTTATCTGAAGATGCTCCCCGGTACTGCCAGACCGGTGAGCCATCCTGTCTGGATAGAACGTGTTGCGTCCATCGCGAGCGAGCAGACCGGAATGTTCTATCCGCTGGTGCGGAAGGGGACGTACGTTGAACGCGGGATGAAGGTGGGGTACGTGACGGATTATGTGGGGAAGACAACGTACGAAGCAACCTCTCCCGTAGCCGGCATCGTGCTCTATATCTGTGCGGTGCCTTCCATGAAAAAGGGAGAAACCATCGCCAACGTCGGCGTCATCGCGGCTCCAGAATCAGTCAAGTGA
- a CDS encoding methylated-DNA--[protein]-cysteine S-methyltransferase, with protein sequence MVNKNSSQSVIDYQRIERAIVFLQSNHTRQPELKDIARSIHLSEYHFQRLFTRWAAITPKKFLQYLTVEHAKRVLKESRSVLDATFETGLSSPGRLHDLFVTVEAMTPGEFKNEGSGLTIQYGFHPTPFGECLLAVTERGICGLSFVPTGQRIEVLAELRDRWAGAKLREDPRSTRPYVEQLFSRSKQGRTKSLSLLLKGTNFQIKVWEALLRIPEGSVVSYEDVARALRNPKANRAVGSAVGSNPIAYIIPCHRVIQRAGVIGDYHWGPARKKALLSWEWAKADKVKNKVA encoded by the coding sequence ATGGTAAACAAGAATTCGTCCCAGAGTGTGATAGACTATCAGCGTATCGAGCGCGCGATCGTATTTCTTCAATCGAACCATACCCGCCAGCCCGAATTGAAGGACATCGCCCGTTCTATTCACCTGAGTGAGTATCATTTCCAGCGCCTCTTCACCCGGTGGGCCGCGATCACCCCGAAGAAATTTCTTCAGTATCTCACGGTTGAACACGCGAAGCGAGTCCTCAAAGAGTCGCGCTCAGTTCTCGACGCGACGTTTGAGACTGGCCTCTCCAGTCCCGGACGGCTGCACGATCTTTTCGTTACCGTAGAAGCGATGACACCCGGAGAATTCAAGAATGAAGGAAGCGGACTGACGATACAGTACGGATTTCATCCGACACCGTTCGGAGAATGCCTGCTGGCAGTCACGGAAAGGGGAATTTGCGGGCTCTCCTTTGTGCCAACGGGGCAGCGGATAGAAGTGCTCGCAGAGCTGCGTGACCGGTGGGCCGGGGCGAAGCTCCGTGAAGATCCGCGTTCGACGCGGCCATACGTCGAGCAATTGTTCTCACGGTCCAAACAAGGCAGGACAAAATCGTTGTCTCTCCTGCTCAAAGGGACGAATTTTCAGATTAAGGTTTGGGAGGCGCTTCTGAGGATTCCGGAGGGAAGTGTTGTTTCCTATGAAGATGTAGCGCGCGCACTCAGAAATCCGAAGGCAAATCGAGCCGTGGGAAGCGCAGTCGGGAGCAACCCCATCGCCTACATTATTCCATGTCACCGGGTCATTCAGCGGGCCGGGGTCATAGGCGATTATCATTGGGGACCAGCGCGTAAGAAGGCGCTTCTGAGTTGGGAATGGGCAAAAGCCGACAAAGTGAAGAACAAAGTCGCATAG
- a CDS encoding DMT family transporter gives MNSASHRYSALLKAAFAVTVWGASFIATKLALREVSPVVVIWLRFGIGVVILGGFIVHRKELAFPPRRELGYFALLGFLGITFHQWLQVTGLVTAKATTTAWIITTIPIFIALLGRFMLKERLGWDRIAGIFTASIGVILVVSHGDLRSILLGTLGTFGDSLVLISAVNWAVFSVLSRKALQEHPATQMMFFVMLFGWIFTSVWFLAFHHAGEITNISITGWTSLLFLGIVCSGFAYVFWYDALKALSASRVGSFLYIEPLVAVIVAALVLEEPLFVAAFAGGALILAGVWLVNRRTAPEVPPE, from the coding sequence ATGAATTCAGCTTCACATCGATATAGTGCACTCCTGAAAGCGGCCTTTGCTGTCACCGTCTGGGGTGCGTCATTCATTGCCACCAAGCTTGCGCTCCGGGAGGTCTCACCCGTCGTCGTCATTTGGCTCAGGTTTGGCATCGGTGTAGTCATACTCGGCGGCTTCATCGTTCACCGTAAGGAACTCGCCTTTCCCCCCCGCCGCGAGCTCGGGTATTTCGCGCTCCTTGGCTTCCTCGGCATCACCTTCCATCAATGGCTCCAGGTAACCGGACTCGTAACCGCCAAAGCCACCACGACTGCCTGGATTATCACGACAATTCCGATTTTCATCGCGCTCCTCGGACGATTCATGCTGAAGGAACGACTCGGCTGGGATCGAATAGCGGGGATTTTTACTGCATCGATCGGCGTGATTCTCGTTGTCTCGCATGGCGATCTCCGATCGATTCTGCTCGGCACACTCGGCACGTTCGGCGACTCACTCGTGCTGATCAGCGCTGTGAACTGGGCAGTGTTTTCGGTCCTTTCCCGCAAAGCTCTCCAGGAACATCCCGCAACACAGATGATGTTTTTCGTTATGCTGTTTGGCTGGATATTTACCTCCGTGTGGTTTCTCGCGTTCCACCATGCCGGAGAGATCACGAACATTTCAATCACAGGCTGGACCAGTTTGTTGTTCCTTGGAATCGTTTGCTCCGGATTCGCGTATGTTTTCTGGTACGATGCGCTCAAGGCGCTGAGTGCTTCGCGGGTTGGATCCTTCTTGTACATCGAACCCCTGGTGGCAGTTATCGTCGCCGCGCTGGTCCTTGAAGAACCGTTGTTTGTGGCTGCATTCGCCGGCGGCGCGCTTATTCTTGCCGGTGTGTGGCTCGTGAACCGGCGAACGGCCCCGGAAGTCCCTCCTGAGTAG
- a CDS encoding pyridoxal-dependent decarboxylase, with protein MKESTPYRTVLEETLHYALRYLENLDSEPVAPRAVLADLRRRFGRPLPQLGLPADQVISELVKETAGGLVGSAGGRFFGWVIGGSVPASLAADWLTSTWDQNAALYAAGPAEAVIEEVCGAWLKELLGLPATASFALVTGCQMAHVTCLAAARTAILSKHGWDVERQGLTGAPRIRILTGDQKHGTIDRAVRILGLGTEAIMNLPVDVDGCLKSDTLAKALDECVNDLTIVVLQAGDLNIGAFDHFSDLIPLAHQHSAWVHIDGAFGLWAATSPAHAPLLKGVNLADSWATDGHKWLNVPFDCGYAFVAHPKDHRAATSYRASYLTHDQEARDQMDWTPEWSRRGRGVATYAAIRQLARNGIADLVERTCRFAHALVTRVGALPGVELVWEPQINQGLVRFLDTKPGATETDHDRRTDAIIDAILKSGEAFFVEQHGVENAACGFQSATGKRMIKMSIVLSRQYGGHSLADATLASRKCGFIVSAEYDGTIQGKTHRVNEIVAEYR; from the coding sequence ATGAAAGAATCAACACCGTACCGAACAGTATTGGAAGAGACGCTGCATTATGCACTTCGGTACCTCGAGAATCTTGACAGTGAGCCGGTCGCGCCGCGGGCCGTTCTGGCTGACCTGCGTCGTCGCTTCGGGCGCCCTCTTCCTCAACTTGGACTCCCGGCCGATCAGGTGATTTCTGAACTCGTCAAGGAGACTGCCGGCGGTTTAGTGGGAAGTGCCGGGGGACGGTTCTTTGGCTGGGTCATCGGCGGTTCTGTGCCTGCATCTCTTGCAGCAGACTGGTTGACCTCGACATGGGATCAAAACGCAGCGTTGTATGCGGCAGGTCCGGCAGAGGCAGTGATTGAAGAAGTATGCGGAGCATGGCTGAAAGAATTGCTTGGCCTGCCGGCCACCGCCAGCTTTGCACTCGTCACCGGATGTCAGATGGCGCATGTGACCTGCCTGGCGGCAGCGCGTACTGCAATTCTGTCGAAACATGGCTGGGACGTTGAACGCCAGGGCTTGACTGGTGCACCGCGAATCCGAATACTCACTGGCGACCAAAAACATGGCACCATAGACAGGGCCGTACGCATACTCGGCCTCGGGACGGAAGCCATCATGAATCTGCCCGTGGATGTTGACGGCTGTCTGAAGTCCGATACACTTGCGAAAGCACTTGATGAATGCGTAAACGATCTAACGATCGTGGTGCTGCAGGCCGGCGATCTGAATATCGGTGCGTTTGATCATTTTTCAGATCTCATTCCATTGGCTCACCAACATAGCGCGTGGGTACACATCGATGGCGCATTTGGTCTCTGGGCAGCAACAAGCCCGGCGCATGCACCTCTGCTCAAAGGCGTCAATCTGGCCGATTCATGGGCTACCGATGGTCACAAATGGTTGAACGTTCCATTTGATTGTGGTTATGCGTTTGTAGCTCATCCGAAAGACCATCGGGCAGCAACCTCGTACCGGGCGAGTTATCTCACTCACGATCAGGAAGCACGAGACCAGATGGATTGGACTCCGGAGTGGTCGCGCCGCGGAAGAGGCGTGGCAACGTACGCTGCGATCCGGCAATTGGCCAGAAACGGCATAGCAGACCTCGTCGAACGGACATGCCGCTTTGCGCATGCACTTGTTACGCGGGTGGGAGCACTTCCCGGAGTTGAACTCGTGTGGGAACCGCAGATCAACCAGGGCCTCGTCCGCTTTCTCGACACAAAGCCGGGCGCGACCGAGACTGACCATGATCGACGAACGGACGCGATCATCGATGCAATACTCAAATCAGGTGAGGCGTTCTTCGTGGAACAACATGGCGTGGAAAACGCTGCATGCGGGTTTCAGTCTGCAACTGGCAAACGGATGATAAAGATGTCGATCGTGCTGTCAAGGCAGTACGGCGGGCACTCGCTGGCTGACGCGACCCTGGCGTCTCGTAAATGCGGATTTATAGTAAGCGCAGAGTATGATGGAACAATTCAAGGAAAAACTCATCGCGTGAATGAGATTGTTGCAGAATATCGATGA